The DNA region CTCACGACCCCATTGTACCCCAAAAAATTTCCGCTGAAAAACGCGCTTTTCATTCCTTTTAAAAATAATTTTCTGAATAGTATCAAGGAGATAGACACGAAATATCAGATTCATTACAATAATGTATACAAATGGACGGAGGGATTTCTGTTGATCGCCATCCAGCTTTCGGATGAATACCGTCTCGCGAAACGTTACGATTGCATGGAATGCGGCCTTGAAGACGGCATGTTGGTGATCGGAAACCGGGGATATTGCGCCACCCCGGGCTGTGTCCATCACGAACCGATTCAGTTCGTCTGTTTTCCTCACTGGAGAAAACCGAAAGCCAGCCGGGCAAACCGGGAAATCTTCCTGAACGGTTGAAAGCCCCTTCCGAACCTGCGTCGGGAGGGGCTTTCGTTTGGCTCAGTCATCATCCGATTCTTCCATCGCTTCGCTCAGCTTCAACGTGAATTGCTGGGCCGCGTTGTATCCGAGCCGCTTCAGCCGGAAGTTCATCGCAGCCACTTCGATGATCACCGCCAGATTTCGTCCGGGGCGAACGGGAATGGTCAGTCTCGGAAGCTCGGTGTCCAGGATGCGGATCTTTTCCTCATCCAGACCCAACCGGTCGTATTGCCGCTTCTCCTGCCAGGCTTCCAGATGGATGACCAGGGAGATTTTCTTTTTGTCCCGGACGGCACCCGCCCCGAACAGGGTCATCACGTTGATGATGCCCAGACCGCGGATCTCGAGCAGATAGCGGATCAGTTCGGGGGCATGTCCCGTCAGGGATTCGCCCGTCTGGGTGATCTCCACGGCGTCGTCGGCCACCAGCCGGTGTCCGCGCTTCACCAGTTCCAGAGCCGTCTCGCTCTTGCCGATGCCGCTTTTGCCGGTGATCAGCACGCCGATGCCGTAGACATCGACCAGCACGCCGTGAACGGTGGTGCTGGGCGCCAGATGACGCTCCAGCCAGTTGGTCACTTTGCTGGCGAATTTGGTGGTGGACAGGGACGTGCGCAGGACGGGCACCTTCTTTTCCTCGGATGCCTGGACCAGCTCTTCGGGCACCTCCAGTCCACGCGTCACCACGAAACAGGGGATTTCCGGATGACAGAGCCGTCTGAGCCGGACATCGCGAAGTCCGGGGGTGAGCTCCTCGATGAAGGAAAGCTCGGTCTTGCCCAACAGCTGCACGCGCTCCACCGGATGAAATGTGAAAAAACCGGCCAGTTCCAGTCCGGGCCGGTACATGTCCGCCACCGTGATCTCCCGTTCCAGCTGATCCCACCCGGAGATCACTTCCAGATCAAAACGGCGCACCAATTCCTTCAGCGTCACTTTTTTGCTCATGATCCCGATTCTCCATGACCCCCGACTCCGGGATGGGCCCGGGGCCGGGGATCGGCGTTTTTCTCACAATACCGTAAGTTCCGTTTCCTTGTCAAAGATGTGGCATTTGTTCATGTCGAGCGCCAGCTTCAGCTCCATGCCGGGGCCGTAGAGGGTCCGTGCGTTGACCCGGGCGGTGAGCCATTTGTCGCCGAATCCGTGGACGTAGAGATACATCTCCGATCCCATGTTTTCGGCCACTTCCACTTTGGCGTCGAACACGCTGTCCGGAGAAGCCTCGATGAAGGCCGGTTCGTCATGGACCGCTTCCGGACGGATGCCGAAGATGACTTCCTTGCCAACGACCTCTTTTTCACGCAGCGTGCGGGCGCGGCCGGCTGGGATTTTCACCTTGGCTCCCTGCGTTTGGAAGTACACGTCTCCGCCTTCCTCGATCAGTTGCCCTTCGACGAAGTTCATCGACGGGGATCCGATGAATCCGGCGACGAACATGTTGGCCGGCTTGTTGTAGATGTCCGTCGGGGTGGCCACTTGCTGCACCACGCCGTCCTTCATGACGACGATCCGGTCGCCCATCGTCATGGCCTCGGTCTGGTCGTGGGTGACGTAGATGACGGTGGTGTTCAGCCGTTGATGCAGTTTGCTGATCTCGGTGCGCATTTGCACGCGGAGCTTGGCATCCAGGTTGGACAGCGGTTCGTCCATCAGGAAGACTTGGGGCTCACGGACGATGGCGCGACCCAGGGCCACGCGTTGCCGCTGACCGCCGGACAGCTGCTTCGGCTTGCGCTCCAGCAGGTGTTCGATGTCCAGGATTTTGGCCGCTTCCTTGACGCGTTTGTCGATTTCATCCTTCTTGAACTTGCGCAGTTTCAGACCGAACGCCATGTTTTCATAAACCGTCATGTGCGGATAGAGGGCATAACTCTGGAACACCATGGCAATGTCCCTGTCTTTGGGCGGAACGTCGTTGACCATCTTGTCCCCGATCCAGATCTCTCCCTCGGAGATTTCCTCCAACCCCGCCACCATCCGCAGCGTGGTCGATTTCCCGCAACCGGACGGACCGACGAGCACGATGAATTCCCGGTCTTGGATGTCCAGATGAAAATCTTTGACGGCGGTCACGTTGCCGTACCGTTTGTAGACGTGATTCAGCTTGACCTGTGCCAAGGGGATTCCCTCCCGAATTCATGATCCGCATGAGTGCTTGCAACTGCATTGTACCGGTTTTCCCGGATGTGGCGCCATGTGCGGGCTGCACAAAAAAGAAGGCGGATCATTGCACAGGTTGTCCAAACCCGCCGTCCCGGTCCCCGCCTTCGGCCCGGAGCAGCAGCAACCACAACTTGGCGACGACCGCATCGTCAAAGGAGCGCACGTCCAGCCCGGTCTCCTGGCGAAAGCGCTCCAGCCGGTACAGCAGCGTGTTCCGGTGCACGAACAGGTTGCGCGCGGCTTCACTCACGTTGAGGTCATGCCGGAACAAGGTCTCGAGCGTCCGGTCCAACCCGGGAATCACCTCGACCGTTTCCGGGGGGAACCGCCGGAGGAAGGCACGCACCGCATCGGGCGGCAGGGAAGCGACCAATTTTTCCGTTTCCCACTCCCACATGCCGGTCACGGCCCGCGGTCCGGAAAACCTGTCGGAAAGACCGGGCAACCTTCCCAGTTCCGCCAGCAGCTCTCCTGCTTCTTCCGCGGAAGAGACCGGCGGGGACACGAACAGGCGCACGCGCCTGCCCGCTTCGCTGGTCACCGCTTCCGCCCATCCCTCCGCCGCCTGGATCAGCGATTGCCGCAGCGAACCGTCTCTGTCCTCCCCGGCTTCGACCAGCACCGACACCGGCACCATCAGGACCCGCAGAGACTCCCCGGCGGAAACGATCCAGGGATCCCCTTCCGCGAAATACGCCCGGGCCACTTCCGCCAGATCTTCGTCGAAGCGGTTAGACACCGATCCGTGAATTTTCATCAATAGGATCACCCGCCGGTTCCAGGGGCGCGCCCGGAACTCGGAAGAGGGAGGGACCGGGCGGCCGGCCAGACATTGCTTCACCCATTCGGCAAACGCATCTCCGGCCGTTTCCGGGGCATCGATGCCGGCTTCCAACAGCCAGGCCAACATGTTCCGTTCCCGGTCGGTCAGGGGTTCTTCCGCGCGCACGAACGCCCCCGAAGGCAGACGAAACAAGGAGGTTTCTTCTTTTCCGCCGGCCCGTTCCGCCGGACGGAGCCGGATGCCGAGGCGGCGGTGGATCCGTTTCAGCCATTCCCGTTCCGTACCCGTCATGA from Staphylospora marina includes:
- the hprK gene encoding HPr(Ser) kinase/phosphatase, whose amino-acid sequence is MSKKVTLKELVRRFDLEVISGWDQLEREITVADMYRPGLELAGFFTFHPVERVQLLGKTELSFIEELTPGLRDVRLRRLCHPEIPCFVVTRGLEVPEELVQASEEKKVPVLRTSLSTTKFASKVTNWLERHLAPSTTVHGVLVDVYGIGVLITGKSGIGKSETALELVKRGHRLVADDAVEITQTGESLTGHAPELIRYLLEIRGLGIINVMTLFGAGAVRDKKKISLVIHLEAWQEKRQYDRLGLDEEKIRILDTELPRLTIPVRPGRNLAVIIEVAAMNFRLKRLGYNAAQQFTLKLSEAMEESDDD
- a CDS encoding ABC transporter ATP-binding protein yields the protein MAQVKLNHVYKRYGNVTAVKDFHLDIQDREFIVLVGPSGCGKSTTLRMVAGLEEISEGEIWIGDKMVNDVPPKDRDIAMVFQSYALYPHMTVYENMAFGLKLRKFKKDEIDKRVKEAAKILDIEHLLERKPKQLSGGQRQRVALGRAIVREPQVFLMDEPLSNLDAKLRVQMRTEISKLHQRLNTTVIYVTHDQTEAMTMGDRIVVMKDGVVQQVATPTDIYNKPANMFVAGFIGSPSMNFVEGQLIEEGGDVYFQTQGAKVKIPAGRARTLREKEVVGKEVIFGIRPEAVHDEPAFIEASPDSVFDAKVEVAENMGSEMYLYVHGFGDKWLTARVNARTLYGPGMELKLALDMNKCHIFDKETELTVL
- a CDS encoding PucR family transcriptional regulator, giving the protein MTGTEREWLKRIHRRLGIRLRPAERAGGKEETSLFRLPSGAFVRAEEPLTDRERNMLAWLLEAGIDAPETAGDAFAEWVKQCLAGRPVPPSSEFRARPWNRRVILLMKIHGSVSNRFDEDLAEVARAYFAEGDPWIVSAGESLRVLMVPVSVLVEAGEDRDGSLRQSLIQAAEGWAEAVTSEAGRRVRLFVSPPVSSAEEAGELLAELGRLPGLSDRFSGPRAVTGMWEWETEKLVASLPPDAVRAFLRRFPPETVEVIPGLDRTLETLFRHDLNVSEAARNLFVHRNTLLYRLERFRQETGLDVRSFDDAVVAKLWLLLLRAEGGDRDGGFGQPVQ